The genome window TATATCCTGAGATGGACTATTTGTGTACGGTAAAGATATCGCAAAAGACCTGGCCACAGCTAGAAAATCATAAATTAAATACACTAGCAGCACATCATGGGATTATATTCGAACATCATCATGCATTGGAAGATGCACGAGTCGCTGCAAAAGTGTTCATGAAAGCGATGAAAGAATATCAAACTAATAGGGTGGATAAACTTTTAGAGAAATGCAATATGAAAATGGGAAGAATTTATGAGCATGGATATTATCCACCAAAAGTAAATCGAGCGAAGCAGAGCAGTAAGATTTATTTTAAATAATTATCTGAAGTAAAAAATAGATGTAAAGTAACCCAAGTCTAGAAATACAAAATCAGGACTTGGGTTACTCATAGTACCTTTTTTCAACGAATAACAAGATAAACGTTGCCAGCGGACCGGTAAATAAAGATAGAAGAAACCAATTTAGACCGCTCCTGTTTTTCCCCTGTGCCAATCCTGCATTAATCAATGCTAATGTGCCCCAACCTACAAAATATCCACCTTCCATATGTAATCCCCTTTGTGATTTGTCATAATAATATCATATTCCTAATTATTACCATATATATTTATAGTTGATAAAGATATTACTTGCTTAGAATAGATATCTGAAATAAACTAAAATAAAGAAAATTCAGCATGATAATCATCATTGATTTCATTTGGTAGTTAAGAAAGCATAAAAACTTTCTTAACTACATAAGTGCAACTAAGGCTGTCACCAAAGGCTTGGTGACAACCAAGTTTTCTAAGGAGTGGAAAAAATGAACTCAAAAGCAAATGTATCTAATGAATTGAGTAAGTTGCTGGAACGCGCGAGAAGAAATACACTTGGAGATATATTGGCAAGGACAAGAGATCGTATGCCTGATAAATTCGCCTTCGCGTATCAGGAAAAACGGTTAAACTATGAGGAATTGGATGATTTGGTAAATCAAACTGCAAATAAATATCTAATAGATGGTATGAAAAAGGGTGACATGATAACTGTAATGTCTAAAAATAGTTTGGATTTTGTTATTGTTGCTTTTGCGCTTGCACGGATTGGGGCAGTGATGATTCCGATAAATTATATGCTGCGCAAAGAAGATGTGCAGTATATTTTAGAGCATGCCGAGGCTAATGGAATTATTGCATCAGAAGAATCTGCTCCAATACTTGATGAAGCTGCAAGCGGAATGGAAATTAATTATCGTTATCTGATGGATGTACCGATTAATTATGCTGGGGAACTTTCTGCATGGACAGCCCTTGCTGCTGCACGTAATGGCCAATCGACAGATCCAATTGAAGTGGAAATATCTGATGATGATTTGGTACATGTACTTTACACAAGCGGAACGGAATCTAGACCTAAAGGGGTAATGCTGACCCATAAAAGTATTATAAGTGAATATGTGAGTACAATAATAGATGCAAATATGAATAAGGATGATGTTGCAATTCATGCTTTGCCTCTGTACCATAGCGCCCAGCTTCATGTGTTTTTAGGGCCAAGTGTTTACGTTGGGTCGAGTGGAATTATTTTACCTGCAGCAAGTCCTGAACTTATTTTGAAAACGATCGAACAAGAGGGTGCAACACAGCTATTCTGTCCGCCAACGGTTTGGATTGCTTTACTGCGGCATCCCGATTTTGATAGACGTAATTTATCGACTTTAAGAAAATGCTATTATGGTGCAGCGATTATGCCAATGGAAGTTATTAAAGAGCTGAGTGAGCGATTACCAAATGCGAAGTTATGGAATTGTTATGGTCAAACGGAAGTAGCACCGCTCGTTACGGTTTTACAGCCAGAAGATCAATTAACCAAATTAGGCTCAGCAGGACAGCCTGTATTAAATGTTCAAACGAAAATATTTGATGACCAGGATAATGAAGTGCCAAGAGGAGAAATTGGTGAAATTGTCCATCGCACTCCTCACGCAATGAAAGGTTATTTACACGATCCTGAAAAAACAGCAGAAGCTTTTCGCGGAGGCTGGTTCCATAGTGGTGATTTAGGTGTAATGGATAAAGATGGGTATATTACAATTGTTGACCGGAAAAAGGATATGATAAACACTGGCGGTGTAAATGTATCAAGCAGGGAAGTTGAAGAAGTAGTCTATCAAATGGAAGGCGTATCGGAGGTTGCAGTAATCAGCATCCCAGATGCATATTGGATTGAAACTATTGCAGCAATTATTGTTCTAAAAAATGGATACACATTAATGGAAGAGGATGTCATTGAATTTTGTAAAGTCAAACTCTCAAAATTTAAGATTCCAAAATTGGTTGAATTTACAGAAGTACTGCCAAAAAATCCAAGTGGGAAGGTATTGAAACGTTCATTGAGGGACAGATATGAAAATTTTGGGAAACAATAAGGTGTTAACTGGGCTGCGAAATAAGCCCTTTTTTGCTTACCTATTACGTCAGCGAATCAAGGTTATTCACTGTCATCGATTTCTATTGTTAGCTTAAATTTTTATTAAAGAAAGAGAATTAGTATTGAAAATAAGGATATTGTAATGTGATGGAATATAAAGATTAATTTTAGAAACAATAGTAATGGAGGTGTTTGAAGTGAGTAGTAAAAATAATAACTGGAGCAAAAAACGGTTAAACACAAGTGTGAATCCTCAAGGTTTGTCCGAAGATGAGGTAGACCAAGCGCCAAAATCTCAACTTGAACAGCGTGCGAAGAAGAAAAATACGAAGATTTAGCGATTCAACGAACCATAAATTAATATGGTAAATCATGACTATTGCATTATAAGGGATTAAGGTGTAGTATATATCTACAAGCTACGATGTACGTATTTAATTAAGTTTTAACCTCTAATGATTGGATAGGGAGTTTTACATCGGAATTGGAATGTCGGGCCGCCAAAGTAGCGGAAGACAGGAAGGTTTCTGCGAACACCCACTTTGCGAAGTGGTGGTTTAAAACTTTTTATTAGCATAATACGGCACCCGTGGCCTGTGCTACATATATAATTTAACCAGCTTCTATTTAGAGGCTGGTTTTTTGCTGTTATTTGGACCTTGGTTAAGGAGCTATAAGTAAACGTTTTAAAAACAGATTACAAATTGCTATTATATTTATCCAAAATAGTGAGGTATTATGAAAATATAAAGGAGGGGTAGGATGTATTTTCAATACGAATCAATTGATCATGTACAATTAGCGGCTCCTGCAGGAAGTGAAGAGAAAGCACGTGAATTTTATAAGGGATTATTAGGCTTTCAAGAATTACAAAAGCCAGAGTCATTACAAAAAAATGGAGGAGTCTGGTTCCAGGCAGGACAAATTCAACTTCACATTGGCATCGAAGAGCCGTTTAAAGCTGCTAAGAAAGCACATCCGGCATTTCGAGTGATTAATCTAGAAGAAATGAAAGCATATTTAAGAACAGAAAATGTTGCTTATACTGAAGATAATAAACTGCCAGGTGCAGAGCGATTTTATATGAACGATCCGTTTGGAAATCGTCTCGAATTTTTAGAGTGGGAATAGTGCTGGTTATTGCAGCTCTTTGTGCAAGAAGATCCACCGATTCATTTTACTAACGTTATGTGGGGGAGTAAGTGGAATAATCATAATCTAAATATTGATGATTTCGTAATTATTTGAATGGTTTTTCATTTAGGCAAGTTATTGAATTTCAATCATTCCATGCTATACTATTAACATTCTAATTGAATAATATTTTCATATAATCGCAGGGATATGGCCTGCAAGTTTCTACCGGTTTACCGTAAATAAACCGACTATGAGAAGCAACGTAATGATTGGATATATTCTATTATTTTTAGGATAATTCTTTCGTTTTTTATTTCGATTTTAAAGTCTCGAAAACATTGCTCCCCTCATGGTATGAATGGAGAACGTTTTTGGGACTTTTTTGTTGTCCCTTAGCGTAGAAAGGGGAAAAGAATGAATTTATTACAACAGAAGATTATCGCTGTAGGAAAAGTATTATCTGATTCTGTTCTAAAGGTTGACTCATTTTTGAATCACCAAATTGATCCAGAATTAATGAAATATATTGGTGAGGAATTTGCTGCTCTATTTGCAGATGCAGGAATTACTAAGATTCTAACGATTGAATCGTCAGGTATCGCGCCTTCTGTTATGGCAGGCTTAAACTTAGGGGTTCCTGTCGTATTTGCAAGGAAGCGCAAATCGCTTACATTAGTAGATCAACTGTATTCCGCGAAGGTCCATTCCTTTACTAAAAATGAAACCAACGAAATATCAGTATCTAATTCTTATTTATCAAAAGATGATGTCGTCCTTGTAATTGATGATTTTCTCGCAAATGGACAAGCAGCACTTGGGCTAATCGATATTGTCAAGCAAGCAGAGGCAGATTGTGCAGGGGTTGGAATCGTAATTGAAAAGGGATTCCAAAACGGTGGCAATGTCATCCGCCAACGAGGCATTCGTGTAGAATCATTGGCGATTATCGATTCACTAATAGATGGAAAAGTGACATTTAGGGAGGATACTTCAAAATGAAAACAACCGCATTAGGAATTCAACATGTTTTAGCAATGTACGCAGGTGCAATTCTAGTACCACTAATTGTTGGTGATGCATTAGGGCTTACAGCAGAGCAATTAACATATCTTGTTGCAATTGATATCTTAATGTGTGGAATTGCAACATTATTACAGGTAGTCAGCAATCGATTCTTTGGAATTGGCTTGCCAGTTGTGCTTGGCTGTACGTTTACAGCTGTTGGACCAATGATTGCAATTGGAGCTCAGTACGGGATTTCTGCAATTTATGGTGCGATTATTGCATCCGGTGTATTTGTTGTTTTGATTGCGACTTTCTTTGGTAAACTCGTTCGGTTTTTCCCGCCAATTGTAACGGGAACAGTTGTAACAACAATTGGGATTACATTAATTCCCGTTGCAATCAATAATCTGGGCGGTGGCCAAGGTGCTGCTGACTTTGGTTCGTTAACAAATATTTCATTAGGCTTTGGCACATTAATTCTTATTGTTTTGATCTACCGATTTTCAAAAGGCTTTATGCGTTCGATCTCGATTTTATTAGGGCTTGTTGCAGGGATAATTGCGGCAAGCTTCATGGGTAAAGTAAGCTTTGACGCAGTAGCGGATGCATCATACTTTCACATGATCCAACCCTTCTATTTCGGAACTCCAACTTTTGAATGGTCTGCAATTATTACGATGACTTTAGTTGCAATGGTGTCACTTGTTGAGTCAACTGGTGTTTATTTCGCAGTAAGTGATATTACAGGTAAGAAGCTAGTGGAAAAAGATTTAGCAAAAGGCTATCGTGCAGAAGGGATTGCTATTTTATTTGGTGGAATCTTTAATGCTTTCCAATACACTGCATTTTCACAAAATGTCGGTTTAATGCAAATGAGCGGAGTTAAATCCCGTAAAGTTATTTTTGCTGCTGCTTTTATGTTAATTGGTTTAGGTTTAATCCCAAAAGTAGCTGCCTTAACAACAATTATTCCTTCCTCTGTACTAGGTGGAGCAATGGTTGCCATGTTCGGCATGGTTATCTCGCAAGGAATTAAAATGTTAAGCAGCGAGATTTCTAAATCACCAGGCAACTCGATGATTATTGCATGTTCTGTTGGCATGGGGCTGGGCGTAACGGTTGTACCAGAGTTATTTGCACAATTGCCATCAAGCATTCAAATTTTGACAAGCAACGGTATTGTTGCTGGAAGTGTAACAGCAATTATATTGAATATCGTATTTAATATGATTCCATCGAAAAAGCAAGTACCTGT of Oceanobacillus zhaokaii contains these proteins:
- a CDS encoding fatty acyl-CoA synthetase, producing the protein MNSKANVSNELSKLLERARRNTLGDILARTRDRMPDKFAFAYQEKRLNYEELDDLVNQTANKYLIDGMKKGDMITVMSKNSLDFVIVAFALARIGAVMIPINYMLRKEDVQYILEHAEANGIIASEESAPILDEAASGMEINYRYLMDVPINYAGELSAWTALAAARNGQSTDPIEVEISDDDLVHVLYTSGTESRPKGVMLTHKSIISEYVSTIIDANMNKDDVAIHALPLYHSAQLHVFLGPSVYVGSSGIILPAASPELILKTIEQEGATQLFCPPTVWIALLRHPDFDRRNLSTLRKCYYGAAIMPMEVIKELSERLPNAKLWNCYGQTEVAPLVTVLQPEDQLTKLGSAGQPVLNVQTKIFDDQDNEVPRGEIGEIVHRTPHAMKGYLHDPEKTAEAFRGGWFHSGDLGVMDKDGYITIVDRKKDMINTGGVNVSSREVEEVVYQMEGVSEVAVISIPDAYWIETIAAIIVLKNGYTLMEEDVIEFCKVKLSKFKIPKLVEFTEVLPKNPSGKVLKRSLRDRYENFGKQ
- the sspL gene encoding small, acid-soluble spore protein L, which codes for MSSKNNNWSKKRLNTSVNPQGLSEDEVDQAPKSQLEQRAKKKNTKI
- a CDS encoding VOC family protein, producing the protein MYFQYESIDHVQLAAPAGSEEKAREFYKGLLGFQELQKPESLQKNGGVWFQAGQIQLHIGIEEPFKAAKKAHPAFRVINLEEMKAYLRTENVAYTEDNKLPGAERFYMNDPFGNRLEFLEWE
- a CDS encoding xanthine phosphoribosyltransferase, which gives rise to MNLLQQKIIAVGKVLSDSVLKVDSFLNHQIDPELMKYIGEEFAALFADAGITKILTIESSGIAPSVMAGLNLGVPVVFARKRKSLTLVDQLYSAKVHSFTKNETNEISVSNSYLSKDDVVLVIDDFLANGQAALGLIDIVKQAEADCAGVGIVIEKGFQNGGNVIRQRGIRVESLAIIDSLIDGKVTFREDTSK
- a CDS encoding nucleobase:cation symporter-2 family protein translates to MKTTALGIQHVLAMYAGAILVPLIVGDALGLTAEQLTYLVAIDILMCGIATLLQVVSNRFFGIGLPVVLGCTFTAVGPMIAIGAQYGISAIYGAIIASGVFVVLIATFFGKLVRFFPPIVTGTVVTTIGITLIPVAINNLGGGQGAADFGSLTNISLGFGTLILIVLIYRFSKGFMRSISILLGLVAGIIAASFMGKVSFDAVADASYFHMIQPFYFGTPTFEWSAIITMTLVAMVSLVESTGVYFAVSDITGKKLVEKDLAKGYRAEGIAILFGGIFNAFQYTAFSQNVGLMQMSGVKSRKVIFAAAFMLIGLGLIPKVAALTTIIPSSVLGGAMVAMFGMVISQGIKMLSSEISKSPGNSMIIACSVGMGLGVTVVPELFAQLPSSIQILTSNGIVAGSVTAIILNIVFNMIPSKKQVPVLQQKASIVNE